The sequence below is a genomic window from Gossypium hirsutum isolate 1008001.06 chromosome A11, Gossypium_hirsutum_v2.1, whole genome shotgun sequence.
AAGAATGCTATCGATTCGATTTTGGAttcggttttttttttttcttcgaaAACTGGTATGCATTAATAAAGGGATTGGCTGAAGAAAATATCTGACAACACAAACACCCCGAAGAAAATGAAAAGACAACAGAAGTAGATACTGCAAAAACAAAACAGGAAAATGAAAGAACACCgaaaatcaaaaaccaaaaaccaaaaaacaCAAGCAATCCCCAAAAGAACAACCAACAAAAAATACCAGTCAAAACCTTTCCGTTTATCATCAGAAAACCATCGCAGCCAAAACGGTAAAGGAAACAGCTTTGAAAAACCAACATTGGAGATTCAAAGAACCTTCTCCAAACTTCAAAGCCCAACGGAAACACCTCATCGCTGAAGTAACCAATCAGACCATTCCTCTGCCACCAATTTTCCAACAGAAGCTGATGCCTCTTCAACCAAAAAACATAGTGTAACAAAATGAGtttgattttatgatttttgaatattattttacaaaattttaaaatatttttaaaaaacaaataacttTTCAAGAAGTATTAGATAATTTTTACtactttaaatataaaatatttttatatcataaaaattaaaattaattattaaacaaaaAATGTAATTCGGATTAATTTCGTGTAATCCTAttttttaaacatacattttataAATATCCCAAATAGGACCAAAGACTATGGAGGACTGAAACTGCAAGGTATGTACATTTGAAAGCGCGGAGGCCAGGTTGGACCGCGCGAAAGTGAGCCGAGCGGACGACGGCGGTTAAGTGTGGAATAAtgttactttaaaattttaaagacaaTAAAAATACTTTCACTTTGTGGCTTTCAAATGTACATACATTGCAGTTTCAGTCCTCCATAGTCTTTGGTCTATACGATTTAGGCTTTGATTTcagttttatttattcaattcaatccctattattattatttattttagttatttttattaattatttatttacttttatttaaaaacttttatttgcATTCTTGACATCACAATGTTTGACCCAGATCACTTTATTATTTTGAACCATTTTTAACCTTTCAAAGTTCGTTTTGGTCTCGAACACCTCTGAACAttcagaaattaatttttaaatgatttcaatttgatcttaaattcCTAAAATTGAATCTATCTACTTCctaagattttatatatatatataaaaaacaatattGTAAAACTTAGTCTAATTTATTACTGAATGGTCCTATACTGTTTTGAGCTTTTTTAATGTCTCGAGACCCGTTACAAGTTATGAACACCTTCAACCCacctcaaaccattttaaaatgattttatattattttaaaatcatccaaaaattcaaatttgatttaacgatttaacaaaaatatttttaaattacaacTCTTCAATGATTTTGAGGATTTTGACTCGTATAGGTTCTGGTAGCATCTTCTGTCTGTACCAACGGTAGAATGGGTGGGAGGTGTTACATTGTGGCATctcaaagtttaaaaataaagtacagactaaattttaaatttcaaaaaataaaaggatgTTAAAAGTAATTTATTAACCAAAAGTCAAATGCGGTCATGCTTCCCTGGTCTTCACTCTCGCTCCAACTTTCTAATCGAGTTCTTAAGCCTGTATTTAGTTAAGATCTTTCTCTCCAATGGATTTCGTCATTTCTTCACCATCAACACAGCAGCAGCAGctccttctcttctcttctctacACCACATCAAAGCAGTGAGTTGCTATTTCAATTCATTTCCTCTCACTTTCTGTACATCTATTGCTTTGATTTTtgctaaatttataatttcatatccGTTTGAGCAAATTTTGTTAGTTTATGATTGTCACTTGCTTGCTTGTTTCTATTTTTGTTCTAAATTAGGAAAAACTTTGATTGTTTTAGATTCAGAAATTTGATTTGAGTTAAAATTTTCAGATCCGTGAAAGATGACGAATTGGTCTAGTCTCAGAGGCCATAGGGATATCGTTACGACACCCACACCTGGAGCGCCAAATGGTGCTGATGGACAACCATCGGCCTATCATTATCAGGTGAATTCCTCAAGCTTGATGTTGACCGGAGAGAAGAAAAGAAATCAGAAAgctaaaggaaaaggaaaatgcaTCAAGAAACAGTGCCTGCCCCGGGTAACCGGTGGAGAAGAGAGTGTGGGAGAGCTTACTGTAGAGCATAGTGGGAAAAACTTAACTGACCAAATCAACAGAAGGGCCTGTAAAGTAAATTCTCTTAACTGAACTTAGCCATTCACATCAACTGAAGCAAAAACCATGAGAGAGATTTTTCTCTCTCTTACTTTTGACACTTGCTTTGTGTATATTTAATGACATAAAGGTGAAGGAAAAACATTGGGATCGGCTAAGTAACTGTCCAGAAGTTATGTCCATCATCAAGCAAATTGAAGAGAAATGGCCACTGCTATCTGATCTCCAAAAAATTAAGGACAAAAGGAGTGAAATCCTAACCGAGTTCAAGGCAGGCCGTTTAAAAGAGGATGGGGCGATTCAGGAATTGCTCGAACTAAAAGAGAGGCTCAATCATGTAGATGTACAACTACAGGTGTGCTAATGTTTACAAATCGAATTACTGAGTTTGGTTTCATGATCTAATTGTCCAATTTAACTTTGGTTTTTCAGGAGTTGCACAAAGCAAACAACCTTGAGGTAAGCACAGTAACAATATAATTACTGAGTTCGATATCCTCTTGATCTAACGATTTAACTTGGTTTTTCAGGAGTTGAACAAAGTAAAGAACCTTGAGGCAATCTACCTTAATAATGAGGTATGCACATTTCTTATCATTGATATTAACTAATATAGTAGGGCATAGTACCAATAAAGTCCCATGTCCTTATCCACTAAACTTGTTTTTAGACATAgctaaaagtattttttttcagCTATTTGTTTGGTTTCGGGTTTATGCATTGAATACGTATTCATGTATTTGAAAATATACACTTCTTTTCTAAATTTAATAAGAagtcatttttaattata
It includes:
- the LOC107936787 gene encoding uncharacterized protein; amino-acid sequence: MTNWSSLRGHRDIVTTPTPGAPNGADGQPSAYHYQVNSSSLMLTGEKKRNQKAKGKGKCIKKQCLPRVTGGEESVGELTVEHSGKNLTDQINRRACKVKEKHWDRLSNCPEVMSIIKQIEEKWPLLSDLQKIKDKRSEILTEFKAGRLKEDGAIQELLELKERLNHVDVQLQELHKANNLEELNKVKNLEAIYLNNEDYDLTTLQREYYFVCPRMKEVAATDNHGSLLICEELWSKMNELENEIYANHDNKVNVQDFTGLQQALNKNFNPCTDTRVKAAQAEPHDNKGEDVEGGNSVPPPAQAPPQDPIFSAETLAILNVLGSLRDDISGIRDEVRGLDARMSTLEKHIAYLMLQFSPPQPPQYS